A genome region from Paramisgurnus dabryanus chromosome 12, PD_genome_1.1, whole genome shotgun sequence includes the following:
- the slain2 gene encoding SLAIN motif-containing protein 2 isoform X4 — MEDINSNINADLEVRKLQDLVKKLEQQNEQLRSRSSLLSSNSSGGNTRPMSAGYESPGAAAGLAGFTGVGFGGSRGFTGALENSRMSPRRSYHGGTYGGGYDSDIGSCTPSKTSLSSYYNDSDFIEDGETSVLDEVEILDLEDMDCLNEDEDSWLYEAKLNSPLQKALSPIVWCRQALDNPSPDMESAKRSLIHRLDLTMSENKRRSLYNSSYSPQVNYGSPYSTNAANSPYSSGFNSPFSTPSRVPIVKQLVLPGSAGHQRGSTDRNTQAVSPQSSIDSELSTSEMDEDSVGSSTTYKLNDVTDVQILARMQEESLRQEYAATASRRSSGSSCQSLRRGTLSDQELDAQSLDDDEEAVHHSYHTPINRFSPSPRNSPRASPRNSPRSRSPARSLEYSRASPQPIMSRLQQPRHSLQGHDTQTNALKNEEKLRRSLPNLTRSGSGPTAEPVKNSRSCESNLQVPNGGSPRHQSQSASECTNTHTSQFITSHQRLSAPARSSPKPKERLQSPTSLRVPLSCCFGEEADFMPSSSKLRTPAAPSPLALRQPMKVMSNHGSGTATPTRSIAPPRSGLPRPSAGGGLPVPRSKLVQPVRR, encoded by the exons ATGGAGGATATTAACTCAAACATAAACGCGGACTTGGAGGTGCGGAAGCTTCAAGACTTGGTGAAGAAACTCGAGCAGCAGAATGAGCAGCTCCGGAGCCGATCCAGTCTGCTCTCCTCCAATTCTTCCGGCGGGAACACAAGACCCATGAGCGCCGGGTACGAGTCTCCGGGTGCGGCGGCGGGGCTCGCCGGGTTCACTGGGGTGGGGTTCGGCGGATCGAGGGGTTTCACCGGTGCTTTGGAGAACTCACGGATGAGCCCGAGACGATCATATCACGGCGGTACTTATGGTGGGGGTTATGACAGTGACATTGGTTCTTGTACCCCATCTAAAACGAGCCTCTCGTCTTATTACAACGATTCGGATTTTATCGAGGACGGGGAAACTTCAGTACTGGATGAGGTGGAGATTCTCGATCTGGAAGACATGGATTGCCTCAATGAGGATGAAGACAGTTG GTTATATGAGGCAAAATTGAACAGTCCTCTACAAAAAGCCTTGAGTCCCATTGTGTGGTGCAGACAAGCTCTGGATAATCCAAGTCCTGATATGGAGTCTGCTAAACGCTCTCTTATACACAGACTTGACCTTACCATGTCAG AAAATAAGCGGAGGAGTCTGTACAACAGTTCCTACAGTCCTCAAGTGAACTACGGAAGCCCGTACAGCACAAACGCAGCAAACAGTCCATACAGCAGTGGCTTTAACTCCCCATTCTCCACGCCATCTAGAGTCCCCATTGTCAAGCAGTTGGTTTTGCCCGGCAGCGCAG gTCACCAACGTGGTTCGACGGACAGAAATACACAGGCGGTAAGCCCACAATCCTCAATAGACAGTGAGTTGAGCACATCAGAGATGGACGAAGACTCTGTCGGTTCATCGACCACATACAAACTAAATGATGTCACAGACGTGCAGATACTCGCCCGCATGCAGGAAGAGA GTTTAAGGCAAGAATACGCTGCAACGGCTTCTCGACGTAGCTCCGGTTCATCGTGTCAGTCGTTACGACGCGGAACTCTGAGCGACCAAGAGCTGGACGCCCAGAGCCTGGATGACGACGAGGAGGCCGTCCACCACTCCTACCACACGCCCATCAACCGCTTCAGCCCCTCCCCTCGAAACTCCCCCCGCGCCTCTCCCAGAAACTCGCCCCGTTCCCGCTCGCCCGCCCGCTCGTTAGAGTACAGCCGTGCCTCTCCTCAACCAATCATGAGTCGCCTGCAACAGCCTCGACATTCTCTGCAGGGCCATGACACCCAGACCAACGCACTTAAGAATGAAG AAAAATTGAGGCGTAGTCTCCCGAACCTCACGCGATCCGGCTCCGGGCCGACTGCGGAGCCGGTCAAAAACAGCAGGAGCTGTGAGTCAAATCTGCAAGTGCCAAATGGAGGATCACCCAGACATCAGAGTCAGTCTGCCAGTGAgtgtacaaacacacacacaagtcaGTTCATCA CATCGCACCAAAGGCTCTCAGCGCCTGCCCGCTCGTCTCCGAAACCAAAAGAGAGACTCCAGAGCCCGACGTCTCTACGAG TTCCTCTCTCGTGTTGCTTTGGAGAGGAAGCAGATTTCA TGCCCTCTTCCAGTAAGTTAAGGACTCCTGCTGCCCCGTCTCCTCTGGCCCTACGGCAGCCTATGAAGGTCATGTCTAATCATGGTTCAGGCACAGCCACGCCCACACGCTCTATAGCCCCACCCCGCAGCGGTCTGCCACGCCCCAGTGCTGGTGGAGGTTTACCGGTTCCCCGGAGCAAACTGGTCCAGCCTGTGCGCAGGTAA
- the slain2 gene encoding SLAIN motif-containing protein 2 isoform X1: protein MEDINSNINADLEVRKLQDLVKKLEQQNEQLRSRSSLLSSNSSGGNTRPMSAGYESPGAAAGLAGFTGVGFGGSRGFTGALENSRMSPRRSYHGGTYGGGYDSDIGSCTPSKTSLSSYYNDSDFIEDGETSVLDEVEILDLEDMDCLNEDEDSWLYEAKLNSPLQKALSPIVWCRQALDNPSPDMESAKRSLIHRLDLTMSENKRRSLYNSSYSPQVNYGSPYSTNAANSPYSSGFNSPFSTPSRVPIVKQLVLPGSAGHQRGSTDRNTQAVSPQSSIDSELSTSEMDEDSVGSSTTYKLNDVTDVQILARMQEESLRQEYAATASRRSSGSSCQSLRRGTLSDQELDAQSLDDDEEAVHHSYHTPINRFSPSPRNSPRASPRNSPRSRSPARSLEYSRASPQPIMSRLQQPRHSLQGHDTQTNALKNEEKLRRSLPNLTRSGSGPTAEPVKNSRSCESNLQVPNGGSPRHQSQSASECTNTHTSQFITSHQRLSAPARSSPKPKERLQSPTSLRVPLSCCFGEEADFMPSSSKLRTPAAPSPLALRQPMKVMSNHGSGTATPTRSIAPPRSGLPRPSAGGGLPVPRSKLVQPVRRSLPAPRTYSGIRDESWREGCY, encoded by the exons ATGGAGGATATTAACTCAAACATAAACGCGGACTTGGAGGTGCGGAAGCTTCAAGACTTGGTGAAGAAACTCGAGCAGCAGAATGAGCAGCTCCGGAGCCGATCCAGTCTGCTCTCCTCCAATTCTTCCGGCGGGAACACAAGACCCATGAGCGCCGGGTACGAGTCTCCGGGTGCGGCGGCGGGGCTCGCCGGGTTCACTGGGGTGGGGTTCGGCGGATCGAGGGGTTTCACCGGTGCTTTGGAGAACTCACGGATGAGCCCGAGACGATCATATCACGGCGGTACTTATGGTGGGGGTTATGACAGTGACATTGGTTCTTGTACCCCATCTAAAACGAGCCTCTCGTCTTATTACAACGATTCGGATTTTATCGAGGACGGGGAAACTTCAGTACTGGATGAGGTGGAGATTCTCGATCTGGAAGACATGGATTGCCTCAATGAGGATGAAGACAGTTG GTTATATGAGGCAAAATTGAACAGTCCTCTACAAAAAGCCTTGAGTCCCATTGTGTGGTGCAGACAAGCTCTGGATAATCCAAGTCCTGATATGGAGTCTGCTAAACGCTCTCTTATACACAGACTTGACCTTACCATGTCAG AAAATAAGCGGAGGAGTCTGTACAACAGTTCCTACAGTCCTCAAGTGAACTACGGAAGCCCGTACAGCACAAACGCAGCAAACAGTCCATACAGCAGTGGCTTTAACTCCCCATTCTCCACGCCATCTAGAGTCCCCATTGTCAAGCAGTTGGTTTTGCCCGGCAGCGCAG gTCACCAACGTGGTTCGACGGACAGAAATACACAGGCGGTAAGCCCACAATCCTCAATAGACAGTGAGTTGAGCACATCAGAGATGGACGAAGACTCTGTCGGTTCATCGACCACATACAAACTAAATGATGTCACAGACGTGCAGATACTCGCCCGCATGCAGGAAGAGA GTTTAAGGCAAGAATACGCTGCAACGGCTTCTCGACGTAGCTCCGGTTCATCGTGTCAGTCGTTACGACGCGGAACTCTGAGCGACCAAGAGCTGGACGCCCAGAGCCTGGATGACGACGAGGAGGCCGTCCACCACTCCTACCACACGCCCATCAACCGCTTCAGCCCCTCCCCTCGAAACTCCCCCCGCGCCTCTCCCAGAAACTCGCCCCGTTCCCGCTCGCCCGCCCGCTCGTTAGAGTACAGCCGTGCCTCTCCTCAACCAATCATGAGTCGCCTGCAACAGCCTCGACATTCTCTGCAGGGCCATGACACCCAGACCAACGCACTTAAGAATGAAG AAAAATTGAGGCGTAGTCTCCCGAACCTCACGCGATCCGGCTCCGGGCCGACTGCGGAGCCGGTCAAAAACAGCAGGAGCTGTGAGTCAAATCTGCAAGTGCCAAATGGAGGATCACCCAGACATCAGAGTCAGTCTGCCAGTGAgtgtacaaacacacacacaagtcaGTTCATCA CATCGCACCAAAGGCTCTCAGCGCCTGCCCGCTCGTCTCCGAAACCAAAAGAGAGACTCCAGAGCCCGACGTCTCTACGAG TTCCTCTCTCGTGTTGCTTTGGAGAGGAAGCAGATTTCA TGCCCTCTTCCAGTAAGTTAAGGACTCCTGCTGCCCCGTCTCCTCTGGCCCTACGGCAGCCTATGAAGGTCATGTCTAATCATGGTTCAGGCACAGCCACGCCCACACGCTCTATAGCCCCACCCCGCAGCGGTCTGCCACGCCCCAGTGCTGGTGGAGGTTTACCGGTTCCCCGGAGCAAACTGGTCCAGCCTGTGCGCAG GTCTCTGCCAGCTCCAAGGACATACAGTGGTATCAGAGACGAGAGCTGGAGAGAGGGCTGCTACTGA
- the slain2 gene encoding SLAIN motif-containing protein 2 isoform X2 codes for MEDINSNINADLEVRKLQDLVKKLEQQNEQLRSRSSLLSSNSSGGNTRPMSAGYESPGAAAGLAGFTGVGFGGSRGFTGALENSRMSPRRSYHGGTYGGGYDSDIGSCTPSKTSLSSYYNDSDFIEDGETSVLDEVEILDLEDMDCLNEDEDSWLYEAKLNSPLQKALSPIVWCRQALDNPSPDMESAKRSLIHRLDLTMSENKRRSLYNSSYSPQVNYGSPYSTNAANSPYSSGFNSPFSTPSRVPIVKQLVLPGSAGHQRGSTDRNTQAVSPQSSIDSELSTSEMDEDSVGSSTTYKLNDVTDVQILARMQEESLRQEYAATASRRSSGSSCQSLRRGTLSDQELDAQSLDDDEEAVHHSYHTPINRFSPSPRNSPRASPRNSPRSRSPARSLEYSRASPQPIMSRLQQPRHSLQGHDTQTNALKNEEKLRRSLPNLTRSGSGPTAEPVKNSRSCESNLQVPNGGSPRHQSQSATSHQRLSAPARSSPKPKERLQSPTSLRVPLSCCFGEEADFMPSSSKLRTPAAPSPLALRQPMKVMSNHGSGTATPTRSIAPPRSGLPRPSAGGGLPVPRSKLVQPVRRSLPAPRTYSGIRDESWREGCY; via the exons ATGGAGGATATTAACTCAAACATAAACGCGGACTTGGAGGTGCGGAAGCTTCAAGACTTGGTGAAGAAACTCGAGCAGCAGAATGAGCAGCTCCGGAGCCGATCCAGTCTGCTCTCCTCCAATTCTTCCGGCGGGAACACAAGACCCATGAGCGCCGGGTACGAGTCTCCGGGTGCGGCGGCGGGGCTCGCCGGGTTCACTGGGGTGGGGTTCGGCGGATCGAGGGGTTTCACCGGTGCTTTGGAGAACTCACGGATGAGCCCGAGACGATCATATCACGGCGGTACTTATGGTGGGGGTTATGACAGTGACATTGGTTCTTGTACCCCATCTAAAACGAGCCTCTCGTCTTATTACAACGATTCGGATTTTATCGAGGACGGGGAAACTTCAGTACTGGATGAGGTGGAGATTCTCGATCTGGAAGACATGGATTGCCTCAATGAGGATGAAGACAGTTG GTTATATGAGGCAAAATTGAACAGTCCTCTACAAAAAGCCTTGAGTCCCATTGTGTGGTGCAGACAAGCTCTGGATAATCCAAGTCCTGATATGGAGTCTGCTAAACGCTCTCTTATACACAGACTTGACCTTACCATGTCAG AAAATAAGCGGAGGAGTCTGTACAACAGTTCCTACAGTCCTCAAGTGAACTACGGAAGCCCGTACAGCACAAACGCAGCAAACAGTCCATACAGCAGTGGCTTTAACTCCCCATTCTCCACGCCATCTAGAGTCCCCATTGTCAAGCAGTTGGTTTTGCCCGGCAGCGCAG gTCACCAACGTGGTTCGACGGACAGAAATACACAGGCGGTAAGCCCACAATCCTCAATAGACAGTGAGTTGAGCACATCAGAGATGGACGAAGACTCTGTCGGTTCATCGACCACATACAAACTAAATGATGTCACAGACGTGCAGATACTCGCCCGCATGCAGGAAGAGA GTTTAAGGCAAGAATACGCTGCAACGGCTTCTCGACGTAGCTCCGGTTCATCGTGTCAGTCGTTACGACGCGGAACTCTGAGCGACCAAGAGCTGGACGCCCAGAGCCTGGATGACGACGAGGAGGCCGTCCACCACTCCTACCACACGCCCATCAACCGCTTCAGCCCCTCCCCTCGAAACTCCCCCCGCGCCTCTCCCAGAAACTCGCCCCGTTCCCGCTCGCCCGCCCGCTCGTTAGAGTACAGCCGTGCCTCTCCTCAACCAATCATGAGTCGCCTGCAACAGCCTCGACATTCTCTGCAGGGCCATGACACCCAGACCAACGCACTTAAGAATGAAG AAAAATTGAGGCGTAGTCTCCCGAACCTCACGCGATCCGGCTCCGGGCCGACTGCGGAGCCGGTCAAAAACAGCAGGAGCTGTGAGTCAAATCTGCAAGTGCCAAATGGAGGATCACCCAGACATCAGAGTCAGTCTGCCA CATCGCACCAAAGGCTCTCAGCGCCTGCCCGCTCGTCTCCGAAACCAAAAGAGAGACTCCAGAGCCCGACGTCTCTACGAG TTCCTCTCTCGTGTTGCTTTGGAGAGGAAGCAGATTTCA TGCCCTCTTCCAGTAAGTTAAGGACTCCTGCTGCCCCGTCTCCTCTGGCCCTACGGCAGCCTATGAAGGTCATGTCTAATCATGGTTCAGGCACAGCCACGCCCACACGCTCTATAGCCCCACCCCGCAGCGGTCTGCCACGCCCCAGTGCTGGTGGAGGTTTACCGGTTCCCCGGAGCAAACTGGTCCAGCCTGTGCGCAG GTCTCTGCCAGCTCCAAGGACATACAGTGGTATCAGAGACGAGAGCTGGAGAGAGGGCTGCTACTGA